A region of Paenibacillus sp. 37 DNA encodes the following proteins:
- a CDS encoding PAS domain S-box protein, with the protein MQVQKVDHHELFEQIYNQAPIGIALVAPTGQWMKVNPAFCCLLGYTSDELMDLTYQDITHPDDSPQDMICSYELFEGKIKENQYEKRYINKNGDILWTSLHVTLVRSEITDEPIYFICHIVDITDRKMSEQKLLHSEEMFKLITDHAQEIIYIADQEGVCRFCSPSVQGLLGYSPEQVIGQNNDAYFHPQDLERISQMDLTKGNLLNTRVRHKDGHYLWFETTYKVFGDAEHGMQIFSIGRDVSERKKHKDISAEAERIALIGSWEWDMVNDQIALSDQIFEILEFERTRKSYRASDIANVINPADKASLYEQMEWVKQGKALDFEYKHISTNGSEKYLHLRGLVTLDENGQPVQLNGTLQDITERKRIEFKLQESVERYTSLKKYNHDAIISFNMDGNIMNANPVAVKMTGCPVAEMIGTSISRFIGAVNLGLILGSNYEMAEKEINVVRHTDGFETEVLATLAPIIVNKSNVGFYLIAKDITEQKKLLVAKETAERMNKAKSEFLAMMSHEIRTPMNGVIGMTDLLLDTPGLSGEQKEYIEIIQKSGDSLLAIINDILDFSKIESGKTDLVEDPFDSVEIVTETVQIVKPLAREKKLDVRMCVEDAIPTPVYGDAYRLKQVLTNIIGNAVKFTSEGGVEVKVGVKEQQGNTVQLYFQVKDSGIGIPAERKQQLFEPFYQLENFMTRKPQGTGLGLAISKKLVELMHGNIWIEESDEPGTIFIFTAQFKLNNGEESNRLDQQQKKSRTSALRILIAEDNEVNKLVLSRIVEKKGHFVDHVVDGVEAVEAVKHNSYDIVFMDVHMPRLNGFEATKLIKNSLPPESCPYIIAVTANAVRGDMENCLKAGMDAYVSKPIKIESIMQVLETYYTKYNL; encoded by the coding sequence GGTAAAATAAAAGAAAATCAATACGAAAAGCGTTACATCAATAAAAATGGTGACATCTTATGGACGTCATTGCATGTTACATTAGTTCGTAGCGAAATTACGGATGAACCTATTTACTTTATTTGCCATATTGTTGATATTACTGACCGCAAAATGTCTGAACAAAAGCTTCTGCATAGTGAAGAGATGTTCAAACTTATTACAGATCATGCTCAGGAGATCATCTATATTGCCGATCAGGAGGGTGTTTGTCGATTCTGCTCACCCTCCGTTCAAGGTTTACTGGGTTATTCGCCAGAACAAGTAATTGGCCAAAATAATGATGCATATTTTCATCCACAAGATCTGGAACGGATTTCACAGATGGACTTGACCAAGGGTAATCTGTTGAATACTAGGGTCCGTCATAAAGATGGGCATTATCTGTGGTTTGAAACCACATACAAGGTCTTTGGTGATGCTGAGCATGGAATGCAGATTTTTTCAATTGGACGAGATGTATCCGAACGAAAAAAACATAAAGACATCAGTGCAGAGGCTGAACGCATCGCCTTAATTGGCAGTTGGGAATGGGATATGGTCAATGACCAGATCGCTCTTTCAGATCAGATTTTTGAGATTCTTGAATTCGAACGTACACGAAAATCATATCGTGCAAGTGATATAGCTAATGTGATTAATCCCGCGGATAAAGCCTCCTTATACGAACAAATGGAATGGGTAAAACAAGGGAAAGCGCTAGATTTCGAGTACAAGCACATTAGCACGAATGGAAGTGAGAAGTATCTTCACTTACGCGGGTTAGTTACGCTCGATGAGAATGGTCAGCCAGTCCAGCTAAACGGAACACTACAGGATATTACTGAACGCAAACGTATCGAATTTAAATTGCAGGAATCTGTGGAGCGATACACTTCGCTTAAGAAATACAATCATGACGCCATTATCTCGTTTAACATGGATGGTAATATTATGAATGCGAATCCAGTAGCGGTGAAAATGACGGGCTGTCCCGTGGCTGAAATGATCGGCACAAGCATAAGCAGATTTATCGGAGCTGTTAATCTGGGTCTGATTCTGGGCAGTAATTATGAGATGGCTGAGAAGGAGATCAACGTTGTTCGGCACACGGATGGCTTTGAGACAGAAGTCTTGGCTACACTTGCTCCAATCATTGTTAATAAATCCAATGTCGGGTTTTACCTGATTGCGAAGGATATTACAGAGCAGAAAAAACTGCTTGTAGCCAAAGAGACAGCGGAGAGAATGAATAAGGCCAAAAGTGAATTTTTGGCGATGATGAGTCATGAAATCCGTACACCTATGAACGGTGTAATTGGGATGACGGATTTGCTCTTGGATACTCCTGGACTTAGCGGGGAACAAAAGGAATATATTGAAATCATTCAGAAGAGTGGAGATTCCTTGCTGGCCATCATTAATGATATTCTTGATTTTTCCAAAATCGAGTCAGGCAAAACTGATCTGGTCGAAGATCCTTTTGATTCCGTAGAAATCGTGACCGAGACGGTGCAAATCGTTAAACCACTGGCTCGTGAAAAGAAGCTGGATGTTCGTATGTGCGTAGAAGACGCTATTCCAACTCCAGTGTATGGTGATGCTTATCGTCTTAAACAGGTACTTACCAATATCATTGGCAACGCGGTCAAATTCACTTCAGAAGGCGGCGTGGAAGTTAAAGTGGGTGTTAAGGAGCAGCAGGGCAATACCGTGCAGCTTTATTTTCAGGTAAAGGATTCGGGCATTGGGATTCCCGCTGAGAGGAAACAACAATTATTTGAACCTTTCTACCAACTGGAGAATTTTATGACCCGCAAACCCCAAGGTACGGGTCTTGGCCTTGCCATTAGCAAGAAACTGGTAGAGCTTATGCATGGAAATATCTGGATTGAGGAGTCGGATGAACCGGGTACAATATTTATATTTACTGCCCAATTCAAATTAAATAACGGTGAAGAGAGCAACAGGTTAGATCAACAGCAGAAGAAGAGCAGAACTTCAGCCTTGCGAATATTAATCGCAGAAGACAATGAGGTGAATAAGCTCGTCCTTAGCAGAATTGTTGAGAAAAAAGGGCACTTCGTGGATCATGTGGTGGATGGTGTTGAGGCAGTCGAGGCGGTCAAACACAATTCATATGATATTGTCTTCATGGATGTGCATATGCCAAGGCTTAATGGATTTGAAGCGACAAAATTGATTAAAAATTCTTTGCCCCCCGAGAGTTGTCCATACATTATTGCGGTAACTGCAAATGCCGTAAGAGGAGACATGGAGAACTGTTTGAAGGCAGGCATGGATGCGTATGTCAGCAAACCGATTAAAATCGAGTCCATTATGCAGGTATTGGAGACCTATTACACCAAATATAATCTCTAA
- a CDS encoding ABC transporter substrate-binding protein translates to MDTLHTHFIRLAGAEQLSFKLHEPVAVTIDSLSAALCCTPRNVKFIIRKLEEQGFIHWQPGRGRGHHSELTLLRSMNDALEASFTELLAKGKMKDAIELIGTIQMHDSLREQLMLSLHQQMGFHSHEETSSGQDILRIMRSRQLGDLDPAFVYTAFETYLLSQVCNTLITYNAKMESFRPALAHMWECSEDHRLWTFYLRKGVRFHNGRIMTSRDVQATLQRLIDVNSPSIWLYRDIERAEVAGDYCIKFVLRRPNRFFLHLFSCIRMTILPYDYNVANTLIGTGPFQISELNEDVLELTAFDAYYGIRPHLDQVHFWFVTDLSPNDRYYELPGTDRLSLTTGCEQTNSINYPALGCQYMLFNFHKEGIHHHPLFRQALRIVYDPVALVRDLGGNRITPASSFLPWRSAAQDWTAVSLDHARELLHSCGYRGETITLSYKHNKDADVAEWFQCRAQSIGMNISMHAVVDYFNSEETTNAQLILAEEILEEDWQYGMIHFFKNLSNHFHMCMSPVFQSQLDDKLDHFATLHRADRTTLLDEAEALLRDHCWILHGCHMNKQAELDQSIFGMQIAEFGYMDISQLWIKNP, encoded by the coding sequence ATGGATACCCTACATACACACTTTATAAGGCTCGCCGGGGCCGAACAACTTTCGTTCAAGCTCCATGAACCTGTAGCGGTAACAATTGATAGCCTGTCCGCTGCCTTGTGCTGCACCCCTCGTAATGTGAAGTTCATCATTAGAAAATTGGAGGAGCAAGGCTTCATCCACTGGCAACCCGGGCGTGGTCGTGGGCACCATTCGGAGTTAACGTTACTGCGTAGCATGAATGATGCGCTGGAAGCCAGTTTTACCGAACTTCTCGCTAAAGGCAAAATGAAAGATGCCATTGAACTCATCGGAACCATTCAGATGCATGATTCACTGCGAGAACAGCTCATGCTCTCCCTCCATCAACAGATGGGATTTCACAGCCACGAGGAAACTTCCTCAGGTCAGGATATCCTGCGCATTATGAGGTCTCGCCAGTTAGGTGATCTGGACCCAGCCTTTGTTTATACTGCATTTGAAACCTATCTGCTGAGCCAGGTCTGTAATACGTTGATCACTTATAATGCCAAGATGGAATCATTCCGGCCAGCATTGGCTCATATGTGGGAGTGTAGTGAGGACCATCGATTGTGGACCTTCTATCTCAGGAAAGGTGTACGTTTTCACAACGGACGTATCATGACGTCCCGGGATGTCCAAGCGACGTTGCAACGATTGATAGATGTGAATAGTCCGTCCATCTGGTTGTACCGGGATATCGAACGTGCGGAAGTAGCTGGCGATTACTGTATCAAGTTTGTTCTTCGTCGTCCTAATCGGTTCTTCTTGCATCTGTTCAGTTGTATTCGAATGACAATCCTGCCCTACGATTACAATGTAGCCAATACCTTAATAGGTACCGGTCCTTTTCAGATCTCTGAGCTGAATGAAGATGTGTTGGAACTTACCGCATTTGATGCCTATTACGGCATCCGGCCACATCTGGATCAAGTTCATTTCTGGTTTGTGACTGACCTGAGTCCGAATGATCGCTATTATGAGCTACCAGGTACTGATCGATTGAGTCTCACAACAGGCTGTGAACAGACCAACAGCATCAATTATCCGGCGCTGGGTTGTCAGTATATGCTGTTTAATTTTCACAAGGAAGGCATCCATCATCATCCCCTATTTCGACAAGCCCTGCGTATCGTCTATGATCCGGTCGCGCTTGTCAGAGATCTCGGTGGCAATCGGATCACACCAGCCAGCAGCTTCCTTCCCTGGAGAAGTGCAGCCCAAGACTGGACAGCCGTTTCTCTTGACCATGCTCGTGAATTGCTGCATAGCTGTGGGTACCGGGGTGAGACGATAACTTTATCGTATAAGCATAATAAGGACGCAGACGTTGCGGAGTGGTTCCAATGTCGTGCGCAGTCCATCGGAATGAACATCAGCATGCACGCCGTTGTGGATTATTTCAACTCAGAGGAAACCACGAACGCCCAATTGATCTTGGCTGAAGAGATACTGGAGGAAGATTGGCAGTACGGCATGATTCATTTTTTCAAAAACCTGTCCAATCATTTTCATATGTGTATGTCCCCTGTATTCCAGTCTCAACTGGATGACAAACTGGATCATTTCGCAACGCTTCATCGGGCAGACCGCACAACACTCCTGGATGAAGCTGAAGCCTTGCTACGTGATCACTGCTGGATCTTGCATGGCTGTCACATGAACAAGCAGGCTGAACTGGATCAGAGCATTTTCGGCATGCAGATAGCAGAATTCGGATATATGGACATCTCCCAATTGTGGATCAAAAATCCTTAG
- a CDS encoding MDR family MFS transporter, with product MKQYLRQIHPLAWTIIIGTMFGRLVTSMSIPFLSIYLTRVLEATPTQTGITVAVSSLAGVMVSFYGGYISDRIGRKIVMLISVFSWAGVFFIFSAAEHLWVFFVANTLNGLCRAVFEPTSRALLSDITSPENKLLVFNLRYAAINLGVVFGPIIGFQLGSSESTFPFVISGLVYIAYGLVLFLQFKLQHANLPERHQATAPRLREALMTTGRDRVFLPVLIGTTFCVLGYGHFSSTLAQYLARSPIFENGSQMFSYMLSLNAVTVLIIQYPLVRTFRNFPPLVPLIVGNLLVATSLMMVGIAEGVLMMMMSVILFTIGEVLLFTMMDMLIDRIAKPEWKGTYFGTIGFNNIGSVIAPVMGGVLLSQFGAENGLAVFLPIALTTALGVPFLLIAHRRLVVREKQTESTSLSM from the coding sequence ATGAAGCAATATTTAAGGCAAATTCACCCCTTGGCATGGACCATCATTATCGGAACCATGTTTGGACGTCTTGTCACGTCAATGAGTATCCCGTTTCTATCCATCTATCTGACACGTGTACTAGAGGCTACACCGACCCAGACCGGTATTACTGTGGCCGTTAGCTCGCTGGCAGGTGTAATGGTCAGCTTTTATGGCGGTTATATTTCGGACCGGATCGGTCGCAAAATCGTGATGTTAATCTCGGTATTTAGCTGGGCAGGTGTTTTTTTCATTTTTTCAGCAGCAGAGCATCTATGGGTGTTCTTTGTTGCCAATACGTTAAACGGATTATGCCGCGCAGTATTTGAGCCCACCTCCAGAGCGCTGTTATCGGATATTACTTCTCCGGAGAACAAATTGCTGGTGTTTAACCTCAGATATGCTGCAATTAATCTCGGTGTAGTCTTTGGGCCAATTATCGGATTTCAGCTGGGATCATCTGAATCAACGTTTCCGTTTGTGATTTCCGGATTGGTATACATAGCCTATGGACTTGTATTATTTCTGCAATTCAAGTTACAGCATGCCAATCTGCCAGAGCGTCATCAGGCAACTGCACCACGTTTGCGTGAAGCACTTATGACCACCGGTCGCGACCGGGTATTTCTGCCGGTATTGATCGGTACCACATTCTGTGTTCTGGGCTACGGACACTTTAGTTCTACGTTGGCACAGTACTTGGCAAGGAGTCCGATCTTTGAGAATGGAAGCCAGATGTTCTCGTACATGCTTTCCCTGAATGCCGTGACGGTACTGATTATTCAGTATCCTCTTGTGCGAACATTCCGAAACTTTCCACCGCTGGTTCCTCTGATTGTAGGTAACCTGCTGGTCGCAACCAGTCTGATGATGGTCGGAATCGCTGAAGGTGTACTCATGATGATGATGAGTGTCATACTATTTACCATTGGGGAAGTGCTGTTGTTCACCATGATGGATATGCTCATTGACCGGATTGCGAAGCCGGAATGGAAAGGAACGTATTTCGGTACCATCGGCTTCAATAATATCGGTAGTGTCATTGCTCCTGTCATGGGAGGGGTGTTGTTAAGTCAATTTGGAGCGGAGAATGGGCTCGCTGTCTTTCTACCGATTGCGCTGACGACTGCTCTGGGAGTACCTTTTCTTCTGATCGCACATAGACGTCTTGTTGTTAGAGAGAAGCAAACAGAGTCCACATCATTGAGTATGTAG
- a CDS encoding ABC transporter ATP-binding protein, whose translation MPKTEKGSMSWLLRYLKPVKGRLALLLIMLLTSTGLQLLNPQIIKRFIDTAASGGVLTNLVQLAGIFLVVAVFNQLITVAVSYLGNDVAWRATNQLRGDLLKHCLRLDMRFHNVKTPGEMIERVDGDVTSISNFFAMFIVQVIGSFVLLAGILGFMFSVNVPIALVMTVFTLLSILFMVFIRNLGVDSSKNERAASASLFGLIEERIAGIEDVQANGHVPYVMNRFYRTMRTVFRKGRKAWLLRVIPWNTTVVLFALAVTAVLLLGVHYYMEGLISIGTLFLIYQYTQMLNDPIEMLGDQVQEFQKAKSGMLRSRELLSMQSVIEEGIEEQLPEGPLGLEFSQVHFSYNQDKPVLQDITFAIKPGERLGIIGRTGSGKSSLSRVLLRLYNLDRGTIRVGGTDITKLSLQALYRRVGMVTQDVQLFDGTLRDNLTLFNGDVTDHMIKETTDRLGLSQWINSQPEGLDTYLAAGGASLSAGEAQLFALTRVFLTEPSLVILDEPSSRLDAATESMLQSAIDQLMKQSTGVIIAHRLATLEKVDRIMVLGDGKVLEFGAREELASNPASHYARLLITGREEELA comes from the coding sequence GTGCCCAAAACAGAGAAAGGCTCCATGTCATGGCTGCTGCGTTATCTGAAACCCGTTAAAGGACGGCTGGCCTTACTTTTAATCATGTTGCTCACATCAACGGGGCTTCAGCTTTTGAATCCACAGATTATTAAACGATTTATTGATACAGCAGCAAGTGGGGGAGTCCTCACCAATCTTGTTCAGCTTGCAGGAATATTTCTGGTTGTAGCCGTGTTTAATCAACTCATTACGGTAGCGGTCAGTTATTTGGGGAACGACGTGGCCTGGCGGGCCACGAATCAACTGCGCGGAGATCTGCTGAAGCACTGCCTGCGTCTTGATATGCGTTTTCATAATGTGAAAACACCTGGAGAGATGATTGAACGTGTGGATGGTGACGTAACGAGCATCTCCAATTTTTTCGCGATGTTCATTGTGCAAGTGATCGGGAGTTTTGTGCTGCTGGCCGGAATTCTCGGATTCATGTTCAGTGTCAATGTGCCCATTGCTTTGGTGATGACCGTGTTCACATTATTATCGATCCTGTTCATGGTCTTCATCCGAAATCTGGGCGTGGACTCTTCCAAAAATGAACGGGCGGCAAGTGCCTCTCTGTTCGGATTAATTGAAGAACGCATCGCCGGGATTGAAGATGTGCAAGCGAATGGTCATGTGCCGTATGTGATGAACCGCTTTTACCGCACGATGCGCACGGTATTCCGTAAGGGGAGAAAAGCCTGGCTGCTACGGGTTATTCCGTGGAATACCACAGTGGTTCTGTTCGCTCTGGCGGTCACTGCGGTGCTTTTGCTGGGTGTGCATTATTATATGGAAGGTCTAATTAGTATCGGAACGTTATTTCTGATCTACCAATATACGCAGATGCTGAATGATCCGATTGAGATGCTTGGAGATCAGGTGCAGGAGTTCCAAAAAGCAAAATCAGGCATGCTGCGCTCCAGAGAGCTGTTGTCCATGCAGAGTGTGATTGAAGAAGGGATAGAGGAGCAATTGCCTGAAGGACCGCTTGGATTGGAATTCAGTCAGGTACACTTCAGTTATAACCAGGATAAACCGGTATTGCAGGACATTACTTTTGCTATTAAGCCTGGTGAACGTCTGGGAATCATTGGTCGCACAGGTAGCGGCAAATCGAGTCTTAGTCGTGTTCTTCTCCGGCTGTACAATCTGGATCGGGGTACGATCCGCGTAGGTGGAACGGATATCACAAAGCTTTCGTTACAAGCGCTTTATCGCCGCGTTGGTATGGTAACACAGGATGTGCAGTTGTTTGATGGCACGCTGCGTGACAATCTTACCCTCTTCAATGGGGATGTAACAGATCATATGATCAAGGAAACGACGGATCGCCTTGGGCTTAGCCAATGGATTAATTCACAACCAGAAGGACTCGATACGTATCTGGCAGCAGGTGGAGCTTCATTGTCGGCAGGGGAAGCACAGTTATTTGCCTTAACCCGCGTATTCCTGACCGAACCAAGTCTGGTTATTCTGGATGAGCCTTCGTCACGTCTGGATGCTGCGACTGAAAGCATGCTGCAATCTGCAATTGACCAGTTAATGAAACAATCCACCGGAGTTATTATTGCTCACCGATTAGCTACACTCGAGAAAGTGGACCGGATTATGGTGCTCGGGGATGGGAAGGTACTGGAATTTGGAGCGAGAGAAGAACTTGCTAGTAACCCGGCATCTCATTATGCCAGACTGCTCATTACAGGCCGAGAGGAGGAATTGGCATGA
- a CDS encoding ABC transporter ATP-binding protein, giving the protein MTVAGFIGRLFRFRPLLFVINGLLWCIFHSLPLAIGIGMQWFFDRTTVGSNDYMWLVVPLIFIALVRMARVGTFFVAFYAWVTYLYHVQAILRTNMLAAIMRWPGRNLPASPGEAMSRFRDDVDEVVEYVESWVDFWGRLVFAIVSIVIMANINWQITLVAVLPLVVVTLLNNLSGNRARKYAQVNREATGRITSFIAETFGAVQALKLGQAEENVSSRFNQLNEDRRQAALRDNLFKQWMRSMNQHVLSICTGLILLMCAAEMKAGNFTVGDFALFTSYLANIGFSISLFGYMVFQHKRLKVSYDRMRKLFRPGEEDQIMDSREIYLYEDPPELVSEQRDPKEKLQSLEVNKLTYQYPNSANGIEEISFRLKRGQFLVITGRIGSGKSTLVRTLLGLLPKQKGDIHWNGAAVDPATFLMPPRAAYTPQVPRLFSDTLKENIVQGKQGNTEQALEKAIRLAVMEKDIKHLDQGLETPVGPRGVMLSGGQIQRAATGRMLMTEADLFIFDDLSSALDVETEQQVWEGLFQEPDVTCIAVSHRRAALSKADHIIVMKDGRIEAEGSLAELLATNEEMQLLWQGEQTPAKVG; this is encoded by the coding sequence ATGACTGTAGCAGGATTTATAGGCCGTTTGTTTCGATTCAGGCCTTTGTTATTTGTAATCAACGGATTGTTATGGTGTATATTTCACTCCTTGCCGCTAGCCATTGGTATTGGAATGCAATGGTTTTTTGATCGCACAACAGTGGGGTCAAATGACTACATGTGGCTTGTTGTGCCGCTTATCTTTATTGCTTTGGTCCGAATGGCACGGGTGGGTACATTTTTTGTAGCCTTCTATGCATGGGTTACGTATCTGTATCATGTTCAGGCGATTTTGCGAACCAACATGCTCGCAGCGATCATGCGCTGGCCTGGGCGTAATCTTCCGGCTTCACCAGGGGAGGCGATGAGTCGCTTTCGGGATGATGTCGATGAAGTCGTCGAGTATGTAGAATCATGGGTGGACTTCTGGGGACGACTTGTATTCGCTATTGTGTCCATCGTCATTATGGCGAACATTAATTGGCAGATCACGTTGGTTGCAGTGCTGCCATTGGTGGTCGTGACCTTACTTAACAACCTGTCCGGAAATCGGGCTCGAAAGTATGCACAGGTTAATCGCGAAGCGACTGGGCGAATTACCAGTTTTATTGCGGAAACGTTTGGAGCAGTGCAAGCCCTGAAACTGGGTCAGGCCGAAGAGAATGTCTCTTCACGTTTTAACCAGTTGAATGAGGATCGTCGTCAGGCTGCACTCCGGGACAATCTGTTTAAGCAGTGGATGAGATCGATGAATCAGCATGTTCTAAGTATCTGTACCGGATTGATTCTACTGATGTGTGCAGCTGAGATGAAAGCAGGGAACTTTACCGTAGGTGATTTTGCCTTATTCACGAGTTATCTGGCCAATATCGGATTTAGCATTTCACTGTTTGGTTATATGGTATTTCAGCACAAAAGGCTCAAAGTATCCTATGATCGTATGCGTAAGCTATTCCGCCCAGGAGAAGAAGACCAGATCATGGATTCGAGGGAAATCTATCTGTATGAAGATCCGCCGGAGCTTGTAAGTGAACAGAGGGACCCTAAGGAGAAGTTGCAATCTCTTGAGGTGAATAAGCTGACTTATCAATATCCGAATTCTGCAAATGGCATAGAAGAGATCAGTTTCCGTCTGAAACGCGGACAATTTCTTGTTATTACGGGACGGATCGGGTCAGGTAAATCAACACTTGTACGCACACTTCTTGGACTGTTACCCAAGCAAAAAGGGGACATTCACTGGAATGGAGCAGCTGTTGATCCAGCCACGTTCCTGATGCCGCCTAGAGCAGCGTATACCCCGCAAGTGCCAAGACTGTTTAGTGATACGTTGAAAGAAAATATCGTCCAGGGCAAACAGGGTAACACCGAGCAAGCCCTTGAAAAAGCCATTCGTCTGGCTGTGATGGAGAAGGATATCAAACATCTGGATCAGGGGCTTGAGACTCCAGTTGGTCCCAGAGGGGTGATGCTGTCAGGCGGGCAGATTCAGCGCGCGGCCACAGGACGCATGTTAATGACGGAGGCGGACCTGTTTATCTTTGATGACCTGTCCAGTGCACTGGATGTGGAGACAGAACAACAAGTATGGGAAGGGCTGTTCCAAGAGCCGGATGTCACTTGCATCGCAGTTTCTCACCGCAGGGCAGCACTTTCCAAAGCAGATCACATTATCGTGATGAAAGATGGACGTATTGAAGCCGAGGGAAGTTTGGCCGAATTGCTTGCCACCAATGAAGAGATGCAGTTACTGTGGCAAGGGGAGCAAACCCCAGCCAAAGTCGGATAG